One part of the Entelurus aequoreus isolate RoL-2023_Sb linkage group LG05, RoL_Eaeq_v1.1, whole genome shotgun sequence genome encodes these proteins:
- the fbxl6 gene encoding F-box/LRR-repeat protein 6, which produces MASSDGAPSAHSDGAKDADTCTSNTSGQEGKGEQSQKKASSKRKSNEPRKVKRQKRANRFPNYTVQEGEDMLFVISNNTCAYFGSAWDSENKSKKRKKPNSPFKDETSEFVPKAPSDHRWGQSLPEEVLINIFKMVVAQDGAVPFLCRAGRVCRLWNVAASGPGLWRKVSVGHCWIAPRVSQSTKTETAIKNTIDWLAQNRFSQLREFSLHHWTMNVDYAVDVVSKFCPHLGALTLSHCSGLTKEAFQSLGLHSRSLRSLNLQHTEFQVEGLLSYLESHGGQIREIWFTRGLRYDRLLPAISRGCCPGLELLEINTKLDSKDGELSICIQALQAACPDLKIFRMLNIRPLHKTMRTSAEVSLGFPLLEELCIATTSYSYLNDKDLWEILFGSPRLRVLDLRGCWRITPAGLAALPCDELECLFWGQYFSSHAGSSLLKKGLHMVTQKWNQTLQELDVANQLFSKEDLEAAMCHLAQATDASTLRSLNLSGTRISPAAIRLLIDQTTALKYLNLSSCRYLPRGLKRIYRRQEDIQQLLDKLE; this is translated from the exons ATGGCCTCCAGTGATGGGGCGCCTTCCGCCCACAGCGATGGCGCCAAGGACGCAGATACGTGCACATCAAACACGTCCGGCCAGGAAGGAAAAGGAGAACAGTCGCAGAAAAAAGCCTCTTCGAAGAGGAAGTCAAATGAGCCTCGAAAGGTTAAAAGACAGAAAAGGGCGAATCGTTTTCCCAACTACACTGTCCAGGAGGGTGAGGACATGCTCTTCGTGATATCCAACAACACCTGTGCGTATTTTGGCTCTGCCTGGGACTCCGAGAACAAAAGCAAAAAGAGAAAAAAGCCAAATAGTCCTTTCAAGGACGAGACGTCTGAGTTTGTGCCAAAGGCCCCGAGTGACCACAGATGGGGTCAAAGTCTTCCCGAGGAGGTGCTGATCAATATTTTTAAGATGGTGGTCGCCCAAGATGGCGCCGTGCCATTTCTGTGCAG GGCGGGGAGAGTCTGTCGCCTGTGGAACGTCGCTGCCTCCGGCCCGGGCCTATGGCGAAAGGTCTCGGTCGGTCACTGCTGGATCGCGCCGAGGGTCTCTCAGTCTACGAAAACCGAGACTGCAATCAAAAACACCATCGACTGGCTGGCGCAGAACAG ATTCTCACAACTAAGAGAGTTCTCCCTCCACCACTGGACAATGAATGTCGACTATGCAGTAGAC GTGGTGTCCAAGTTCTGCCCGCACCTTGGCGCCCTCACACTCTCCCACTGCTCGGGCCTGACCAAGGAGGCCTTCCAGAGCCTCGGCCTGCACAGCCGCTCCCTGCGGAGCTTAAACCTCCAGCACACAGAG TTTCAGGTCGAGGGTCTGCTGAGCTACCTGGAGAGCCACGGGGGTCAGATCAGAGAGATTTGGTTCACTCGCGGTCTGAGATACGACCGACTGCTGCCTGCTATCTCT AGGGGATGCTGTCCTGGTCTGGAGCTGTTGGAGATCAACACAAAGCTGGACAGCAAAGATGGCGAGCTTTCCATTTGCATCCAGGCGCTACAGGCGGCATGCCCCGACCTTAAG ATTTTCCGGATGCTGAACATCCGACCTCTGCACAAGACCATGCGTACCAGCGCCGAAGTCTCATTGGGCTTCCCTTTACTGGAGGAGCTCTGTATCGCCACCACGTCGTACTCCTACTTGAACGACAAAGACTTGTGGGAAATTCTGTTTGGCTCCCCACGGCTTCGGGTGCTGGATCTGCGGGGCTGCTGGCGAATCACCCCGGCCGGTCTTGCCGCGTTACCCTGCGACG AGCTGGAGTGTCTGTTCTGGGGACAATATTTCAGCAGCCACGCTGGCTCGTCCTTGCTGAAGAAAGGTCTCCACATGGTAACGCAGAAGTGGAACCAGACGCTGCAAGAGCTGGACGTCGCCAATCAGCTCTTCTCGAAGGAGGACCTGGAAGCTGCCATGTGCCACCTTGCTCAGGCCACCGATGCCAGCACTCTGCGTTCCCTCAACCTGAGCGGGACCAGGATCTCGCCAGCTGCCATCAG ACTGCTCATCGACCAAACGACAGCACTCAAATACCTCAATCTGTCTTCCTGCCGATATCTTCCAAGAGGGTTGAAGAGAATATACCGTAGACAAGAGGACATTCAACAGTTGCTTGACAAGTTGGAGTAG